Proteins from a genomic interval of Lathamus discolor isolate bLatDis1 chromosome 11, bLatDis1.hap1, whole genome shotgun sequence:
- the RPRD1B gene encoding regulation of nuclear pre-mRNA domain-containing protein 1B isoform X2 produces the protein MSSFSESALEKKLSELSNSQQSVQTLSLWLIHHRKHAAPIVSVWHRELRKAKSSRKLTFLYLANDVIQNSKRKGPEFTREFESVLVDAFSHVAREADEGCKKPLERLLNIWQERSVYGSEFIQQLKLSMEDSNSPQTKVTEEKKSLKRTFQQIQEEEDDDYPGSYSPQDPSAGPLLTEDLIKALQDLENAASGDATVRQKIASLPQEVQDVSLLEKITDKEAAERLSKTVDEACLLLAEYNGRLAAELEDRRQLARMLIEYTQNQKDVLTEKEKKLEELLRFDIWGR, from the exons ATGTCCTCGTTCTCGGAGTCGGCGCTGGAGAAGAAGCTGTCGGAGCTCAGCAACTCGCAGCAGAGCGTGCAGACGCTCTCGCTGTGGCTCATCCACCACCGCAAGCACGCGGCGCCCATCGTCTCCGTGTGGCACCGGGAGCTCCGCAAAG CAAAATCGAGTAGGAAACTCACTTTCCTGTACTTGGCCAACGATGTCATCCAGAACAGTAAGAGGAAAGGCCCTGAATTTACCCGGGAATTCGAGTCTGTTCTTGTGGATGCTTTTTCTCACGTTGCCAG AGAAGCAGATGAGGGCTGCAAAAAGCCCTTGGAACGATTGCTTAACATCTGGCAGGAGAGGAGTGTGTATGGCAGTGAGTTCattcagcagctgaagctctcgATGGAAGACTCCAATAGCCCCCAGACTAAAG TTACAGAGGAGAAGAAGTCTCTGAAACGGACATTTCAGCAAatacaggaggaggaagatgatgatTACCCCGGGAGCTACTCGCCCCAAGACCCCAGTGCTGGGCCACTGCTG ACTGAGGACTTGATCAAAGCCCTGCAAGACCTGGAAAATGCAGCGTCAGGAGATGCCACCGTGCGTCAGAAAATTGCTTCCCTGCCTCAGGAAGTTCAGGATGTTTCGTTATTGGAGAAAATAACAG ACAAGGAGGCTGCCGAGCGCCTCTCGAAGACGGTGGACGAGGCGTGCCTGCTGCTGGCCGAGTACAACGGCCGCTTGGCTGCTGAGCTGGAGGACCGGCGCCAGCTCGCCCGCATGCTCATCGAGTACACCCAGAACCAGAAGGATGTCCTcacagagaaggagaagaagctGGAA